Genomic DNA from Gimesia aquarii:
CCGCGAACGAATCGTTTCTGAAACCGGAAGGCGGGCAGGGGATTAACTATAGTGGTAAAGGCCATAACGGCTATGCGAACAGTTGGATTGAAGACTGGACCGATCCCAATGCAGCCGCGGTGTGGCATCTGGATGTATTAACCCCCGGAACTTACACGCTGACTTTGAAATACACGTGTGCTGAAAAAGATGCCGGCTGTCAAATCCAAACCAAGATCGGAGACCAAACACTGACGGCTACGATTTCAAAACCACACGCCCCACCCAAAATTGGTAATCAGGACCGTGTGGAACAATCCGATAACTACATGCGAAAAACCTGGGCGACCATTGAACTGGGAACCGTTGCATTACAAAAAGGACGCTATGACCTCACATTAACGGGGCTTAAGAAAACGGGTACAAAAATGATTGATGTGAAGGGAATCGAAATCGCGCGCGGTCAATGAAAAAACATCGATTCATTTTCGTCACAGCAACAATTATGAGTTGAACGAAGAGAACAATCTCTCTGCGGCCTGTTCCGCACTAAGGATACAATCGGGAATGCCAACGCCGCGATAAGCGTTGCCCGCTAATTCCAGAGCCGGGTAGTTTGCCGCCTGTTGTTCGATTTGTTCGACCAGTTCAAGATGCCCCAAATGATATTGTGGCATGGATTGATTATGCCTGAGTAATTTTGAAAAGAGCGGATCGCCGGTGACGCCTAGAATGTCTTCTAATTCGGTTCGGACAATTGTTTTTAACTCCTCGTCGGAATACTCCAGCATCTCTGGCTGCATCGCGCCGCCGACGAATGTGCGAAGTTGCACACAACCTTCAGGAGCACGACCTGGGAACTTTCGACTGGCGAATGCGACGGCAAATATCTTGCGTTGTTCGGCTGCGGGAATCACAAGACCATACGCGTTCAACGGATGTCGAATGTCTTCAAGTCGATGGACGCTTAACATGATTGCTGTCGAAGCGTATTCGATTTTGTTCAATAATTGGGATAGCTCGGGTGCAAAGTGATCTGTCATCTTTGCGGTGTGGGGCGCTGCGGTTGTAAAGATCACGGCATCGAACTGTTGTGTTTGCGGGGGAGCATTTGATTCTTCCACAGTCACCTCGTAGCCCGCTGGCTGTGAAGGGGAGACCTTAGTGACACGATGACCATACAAAACAGAACCACGCTCGGAGAGTCTTTCAGCCAGTTTGTGAGTCAACGTCTGCATGCCTCCACGGAACGCAGCGAATAATCCGTAACGCGCGCCGGTGGCATCGCCCGATTTTGTTTCTCGTTTCTGTTTGCGAATCGCTTTAATCAAACTACGCTGGTCGCGTTCCATATCCAGAAAGCGAGGCAGGGTGGCACGTAAACTTAACTTCTCTGGATCGGAAGTATAAATTCCCGCGACCAGAGGCTGAATCAATCGAGTCAACGCTTCCTGTCCGAAACGACGTTTGACAAAATCGGCCAGGCTTTCATCATCCTGATCTAATCCCGAGGGGCTCTGCCGGCGAGGAATCAAATATTCCAGCCCCATGCGTAACTTTCCTAATGGGCTCAATAGCGGGGTCTTAACCATAGGTCCGATGCGAGAGGGCGTCATCAACTCAAATCCCAATGGAACCGGAACGGGTTTGCCGTCTTTTAGAATCAAAGCGCCTCGATATCGGGGGTTGGTCTTAATCAGCTCCTCTTCCAGTCCCAGCCGTTTACAAAGTTCGATCGCCGCCGGTTTATTGGTGATAAACATGTCGGCGCCGGTGTCGATCAGATAGTCTTTCTGATCAATCGTGCCGATCCAACCTCCGGCGGCTGGTTGGGATTCAAAGACCGTGATCTCAATTGACTGCCCGTGCTCATCAGCAAGTTCCAACAAGCGATGTGCGGCAGACAAACCGGTAATGCCTCCCCCGACGATCGCGACTCGTTTGGATTGTGCTGAATGTGGAGGAGGTTGATTCATAAGTTTAGTCGATTAAAACACACGTTGCGGGGAGAAAATGAAAGCTTCTTACCTGCCCCCTAATTCGTGAACGATTTCTACGAGTGCTTTCACATGGTCGGGGTTCATATCCGGCATCACACCATGGCCGAGGTTAAAGATATGTCCGTTACGACCGGCGGCCGCATCGAGCACAGACTTTGCTTTTTCCTTGAGTACCGGAATATCCGCATACAGGGAAATTGGATCAAGATTTCCTTGAACGGCAACATCCTCGCCCAGGATCTCCCAGGCGTCTTTGAGATTGATCCTCCAATCGACACCAAATACCTGACCGCCCGTTTGACGTTGTAACGGCAGTAACGCTGGATTGCCGGTGAGGAAATTAATCACGGGTGCATCGTCTTGAACGCCGGCGACCAGTTTCGCTGTGTAGGGTAGGACATATTTCTGATAGTCTTCCGGAGAGAGACATCCTGCCCAGCTATCAAATATTTGAACGGCCTGACAACCAGCTTCGATTTGCCGCCGGAGATAGATCACAAGGTTATCAACAAAGCGGGTCATTAACGCATGCCAGGCTCCCGGGTCGTTATACATCATCTGCTTGGTACGGCGGTAGTTCTTGGAACTTCCCCCTTCGATGGCATAGCTGGCTAACGTAAATGGACATCCTGCAAAACCGAGCAGGGGAATATC
This window encodes:
- the hemG gene encoding protoporphyrinogen oxidase — translated: MNQPPPHSAQSKRVAIVGGGITGLSAAHRLLELADEHGQSIEITVFESQPAAGGWIGTIDQKDYLIDTGADMFITNKPAAIELCKRLGLEEELIKTNPRYRGALILKDGKPVPVPLGFELMTPSRIGPMVKTPLLSPLGKLRMGLEYLIPRRQSPSGLDQDDESLADFVKRRFGQEALTRLIQPLVAGIYTSDPEKLSLRATLPRFLDMERDQRSLIKAIRKQKRETKSGDATGARYGLFAAFRGGMQTLTHKLAERLSERGSVLYGHRVTKVSPSQPAGYEVTVEESNAPPQTQQFDAVIFTTAAPHTAKMTDHFAPELSQLLNKIEYASTAIMLSVHRLEDIRHPLNAYGLVIPAAEQRKIFAVAFASRKFPGRAPEGCVQLRTFVGGAMQPEMLEYSDEELKTIVRTELEDILGVTGDPLFSKLLRHNQSMPQYHLGHLELVEQIEQQAANYPALELAGNAYRGVGIPDCILSAEQAAERLFSSFNS
- the hemE gene encoding uroporphyrinogen decarboxylase, whose protein sequence is MNSEMAETASYQNSRFMKAVRREPVDTTPIWIMRQAGRYLPEYMAVRSKTTFIELCKTPALAAEVTLTAQRVLGVDAAILFADLLPILEPMGLNLEYLKGEGPVIHNPIEEASQVDRLTDIADMNCLDFVFEAVKLIRADLPADIPLLGFAGCPFTLASYAIEGGSSKNYRRTKQMMYNDPGAWHALMTRFVDNLVIYLRRQIEAGCQAVQIFDSWAGCLSPEDYQKYVLPYTAKLVAGVQDDAPVINFLTGNPALLPLQRQTGGQVFGVDWRINLKDAWEILGEDVAVQGNLDPISLYADIPVLKEKAKSVLDAAAGRNGHIFNLGHGVMPDMNPDHVKALVEIVHELGGR